The proteins below are encoded in one region of Pseudonocardia sp. DSM 110487:
- a CDS encoding DUF5319 domain-containing protein, translated as MRFVSRDALPPDPFAGDPHDPALSLDGPETVEQDSLSEAERDEVVADLADLAVYQALLEARGVRGIVVDCGDCGEQHFHEWSLLRSSLQQLLDEGQMRPHEPAFDPDPTNYVTWEYCRGYADAVLSDS; from the coding sequence GTGAGGTTCGTGTCACGTGATGCGCTGCCACCGGACCCGTTCGCCGGAGATCCGCACGACCCCGCGCTGTCGCTCGATGGCCCGGAGACCGTCGAGCAGGACTCGCTGAGCGAGGCCGAGCGCGACGAAGTGGTGGCCGACCTCGCCGATCTCGCCGTTTACCAGGCACTCCTCGAGGCCCGTGGAGTGCGCGGCATCGTCGTCGACTGCGGCGACTGCGGCGAGCAGCACTTCCACGAGTGGAGCCTGCTGCGCTCCAGCCTCCAGCAGCTGCTCGACGAGGGTCAGATGCGTCCCCACGAGCCGGCCTTCGACCCCGACCCCACCAACTACGTCACATGGGAGTACTGCCGCGGCTACGCCGACGCGGTGCTCTCCGACTCCTGA
- a CDS encoding anti-sigma-D factor RsdA, translating into MPDDTRHPFGGGRNDHNGGHNGTNGSKPSDMQAQPVAFGELAEPVDLVAVQADDELINALAAGMSVSAPGVGGYDADDRVAAILAAWKADVDGDPIPELVDVDTAVSTVLAARPPSGRTRHLVPVAAAAAFLVLAIGGVSVTSYNARPDDALWGISKVLYSERAESVEAATRVEERIENAKDALASGQPVLAAQELAHAEKDLQVVRPQEGQDELAEAQDFLQAKAAETPEGTKVNPASPLATQPSRRVPESVRESRPSESEDATTTTEESDPSSATGEGQPGPEVASTPDENTGAPTTRPTADPRRAAVAPEDPSSAPTSRPTQAPGNGNGEGRPDEPTGNPPATSEGKPDPTTSPPPPQNDEGDGEAPDTGGPSADGEEPPPTSN; encoded by the coding sequence GTGCCCGACGACACGCGCCACCCCTTTGGCGGCGGCCGCAACGACCACAACGGGGGCCACAACGGCACCAACGGGTCGAAGCCCTCTGACATGCAGGCACAGCCCGTCGCCTTCGGCGAGCTCGCCGAGCCGGTCGACCTGGTCGCGGTGCAGGCCGACGACGAGCTCATCAACGCGCTCGCCGCCGGAATGTCCGTGTCGGCCCCCGGCGTGGGCGGCTACGACGCCGACGATCGGGTCGCCGCGATCCTCGCCGCGTGGAAAGCGGACGTGGACGGCGATCCGATCCCTGAGCTCGTCGACGTCGACACGGCCGTGTCCACGGTGCTCGCCGCGCGCCCACCGTCCGGGCGCACCCGGCACCTGGTGCCGGTCGCGGCGGCCGCTGCCTTCCTCGTGCTCGCGATCGGTGGGGTGTCGGTCACCTCCTACAATGCCCGGCCGGACGACGCACTGTGGGGCATCTCGAAGGTGCTCTACAGCGAGCGGGCCGAATCGGTGGAGGCGGCCACCCGCGTCGAGGAGCGGATCGAGAACGCCAAGGACGCGCTCGCGTCGGGGCAGCCGGTGCTCGCCGCGCAGGAGCTCGCGCACGCCGAGAAGGACCTCCAGGTCGTGCGTCCCCAGGAGGGGCAGGACGAGCTGGCGGAGGCACAGGACTTCCTCCAGGCGAAGGCGGCCGAGACCCCGGAGGGCACGAAGGTGAACCCGGCGTCGCCGCTCGCCACGCAGCCGTCCCGGCGGGTGCCGGAGAGCGTGCGGGAGTCGCGGCCGTCGGAGTCCGAGGACGCCACGACCACCACCGAAGAGTCGGACCCGTCGTCGGCCACGGGTGAGGGACAGCCGGGGCCCGAGGTCGCCAGCACGCCCGACGAGAACACCGGCGCGCCCACCACCCGCCCCACCGCCGACCCGCGGCGGGCAGCGGTCGCCCCGGAGGACCCCAGCTCGGCGCCCACCAGCCGGCCCACCCAGGCGCCCGGCAACGGGAACGGCGAAGGCAGGCCGGACGAGCCGACCGGCAACCCGCCTGCCACCTCGGAGGGCAAGCCCGACCCCACCACGTCACCGCCACCGCCACAGAACGACGAGGGCGATGGTGAGGCACCTGATACCGGTGGCCCGAGCGCGGACGGCGAGGAACCTCCCCCCACCAGCAACTGA
- a CDS encoding sigma-70 family RNA polymerase sigma factor produces MSEQTDVPDELVARAMTGDHQAVGTLIALIRPMVVRYCRARLGRVDRSSVSADDVAQEVCLAVLTALPGYRVQGRPFLAFVYGIASHKVIDAHRAATRNKSEPVADIPDAVESADGPEQRALRIELSSEMGKLLDTLPDKQREILVLRVVVGLSAEETAEAVGSTPGAVRVAQHRALARLRKSMPEEEVV; encoded by the coding sequence ATGAGTGAGCAGACAGACGTACCCGACGAACTGGTGGCCCGTGCCATGACGGGCGACCACCAGGCAGTCGGGACACTGATTGCGCTCATCCGGCCCATGGTCGTGCGCTACTGCCGGGCACGTCTGGGTCGAGTGGACAGGTCGTCGGTCTCCGCCGACGACGTTGCACAGGAGGTGTGTTTGGCCGTGCTCACGGCCTTGCCCGGATACCGCGTGCAGGGACGCCCGTTCCTTGCGTTCGTGTACGGGATCGCCTCCCACAAGGTGATCGACGCACACCGGGCGGCCACCCGGAACAAGTCGGAGCCGGTTGCGGACATCCCGGACGCGGTCGAGTCGGCCGATGGACCCGAACAGCGCGCGCTTCGAATCGAACTGTCGAGCGAGATGGGCAAGCTGCTCGACACGCTCCCCGACAAGCAGCGGGAGATCCTCGTGCTGCGCGTGGTCGTCGGTCTGTCGGCCGAGGAGACGGCGGAGGCCGTCGGTTCCACCCCGGGAGCGGTCCGGGTGGCACAGCACAGGGCGCTCGCGCGCCTGCGGAAGTCGATGCCCGAGGAGGAGGTGGTCTGA
- a CDS encoding response regulator transcription factor produces the protein MTTVLICDDRRSVREGLTRVMSAVPGVHRIDCVAHGDELLARFSRQPVDVVLVGTQRAVPTGVEATRRLVAAHPQANVIVFGAPDDAGSIAAAIAGGARGYLRWDASRPELVAALAHTLASTAVPTPRAPTDPGVQLTERELQVLRGMSQGKSNGQIGRELYLSEDTVKTHARRLFRKLGVRDRAQAVAHGFRRGLVS, from the coding sequence GTGACGACGGTACTCATCTGCGACGATCGTCGCAGCGTCCGCGAAGGCCTGACCCGCGTGATGTCCGCGGTGCCGGGGGTGCACCGGATCGATTGCGTTGCGCACGGGGACGAGTTGCTGGCGAGGTTCTCCCGCCAGCCGGTCGACGTGGTTCTGGTCGGTACCCAGCGTGCGGTGCCCACTGGGGTCGAAGCCACGCGGCGGCTTGTCGCCGCCCATCCGCAAGCCAACGTCATCGTCTTCGGCGCCCCCGACGACGCGGGCAGCATCGCTGCCGCGATCGCCGGTGGTGCGCGCGGCTACCTGCGTTGGGACGCGTCGCGCCCCGAGCTGGTCGCCGCGCTCGCGCACACGCTGGCGAGCACGGCCGTGCCGACGCCCCGTGCACCGACGGACCCTGGCGTGCAGCTCACCGAGCGCGAGCTCCAGGTGCTGCGCGGCATGAGCCAGGGCAAGAGCAACGGCCAGATCGGCCGCGAGCTCTACCTGTCGGAGGACACGGTCAAGACCCACGCCCGGCGGCTGTTCCGCAAGCTCGGCGTGCGTGACCGGGCCCAGGCCGTCGCCCATGGCTTCCGCAGGGGTCTCGTCTCCTGA
- the groL gene encoding chaperonin GroEL (60 kDa chaperone family; promotes refolding of misfolded polypeptides especially under stressful conditions; forms two stacked rings of heptamers to form a barrel-shaped 14mer; ends can be capped by GroES; misfolded proteins enter the barrel where they are refolded when GroES binds) produces the protein MPKQISFDETARRALERGVNQLADAVKVTLGPRGRHVVLDKKFGGPTVTNDGVTIAREIDLEDPFENLGAQLAKTVATKTNDVAGDGTTTATVLAQAMVAAGLRNVAAGANPTALGKGISLAAEKVAEVLKEKAIPVEGKAIAQVGTIASREEEIGALISEALEKVGIDGVITVEEGSTLATELEITEGLQFDKGYLSPYFVTDAESMEAVLEDAYILLHQEKIGAIADLLPLLEKVLGEGKPLLIVAEDVEGEALSTLVVNSIRKTIKVAAVKSPFFGDRRKAFMDDLAVATGATVIKPEVGLKLSEAGLDLLGRVRRVVVTKDNTTLVEGAGAKDAIDGRITQLKNEIENTDSDWDREKLQERLAKLSGGVAVIKAGAATETALKERKHRIEDAVSATRAAVEEGIVPGGGSALVQAAKALDDGLGLTGDEATGVTIVRKALSAPLFWIAANGGQEGAVVVGKVAELEWGQGFNAAALTYGDLMADGVVDPVKVTRSAVVNAASIARMVLTTESSVVDKPEAPAPAAGGHGHGHGHGH, from the coding sequence ATGCCGAAGCAGATCAGCTTCGACGAGACGGCGCGCCGGGCGCTGGAGCGCGGGGTGAACCAGCTGGCCGACGCGGTCAAGGTCACCCTCGGCCCGCGCGGTCGTCACGTCGTGCTGGACAAGAAGTTCGGTGGTCCGACCGTCACCAACGACGGCGTCACCATCGCCCGCGAGATCGACCTGGAAGACCCGTTCGAGAACCTGGGTGCCCAGCTCGCGAAGACCGTCGCCACCAAGACGAACGACGTCGCCGGTGACGGAACCACCACCGCCACCGTGCTCGCCCAGGCGATGGTGGCGGCGGGGCTGCGCAACGTCGCGGCAGGCGCCAACCCCACCGCGCTCGGCAAGGGCATCTCGCTCGCCGCCGAGAAGGTGGCCGAGGTGCTCAAGGAGAAGGCCATCCCCGTCGAGGGGAAGGCCATCGCGCAGGTCGGCACCATCGCCTCCCGCGAGGAGGAGATCGGCGCGCTGATCAGCGAGGCGCTCGAGAAGGTCGGCATCGACGGCGTCATCACCGTCGAGGAGGGCTCCACGCTCGCCACCGAGCTGGAGATCACCGAGGGCCTGCAGTTCGACAAGGGCTACCTCTCGCCGTACTTCGTCACCGACGCCGAGTCGATGGAGGCCGTGCTCGAGGACGCCTACATCCTGCTGCACCAGGAGAAGATCGGTGCGATCGCCGACCTCCTCCCGCTGCTGGAGAAGGTGCTCGGCGAGGGCAAGCCGCTGCTGATCGTCGCGGAGGACGTCGAGGGCGAGGCGCTGTCCACCCTCGTGGTCAACTCGATCCGCAAGACCATCAAGGTCGCCGCGGTGAAGTCCCCGTTCTTCGGTGACCGGCGCAAGGCGTTCATGGACGACCTCGCGGTCGCCACCGGCGCCACGGTCATCAAGCCGGAGGTCGGCCTCAAGCTGTCCGAGGCCGGGCTGGACCTCCTCGGGCGCGTCCGGCGTGTCGTGGTCACCAAGGACAACACCACCCTCGTCGAGGGTGCCGGTGCCAAGGACGCCATCGACGGGCGAATCACGCAGCTCAAGAACGAGATCGAGAACACCGACTCGGACTGGGACCGCGAGAAGCTGCAGGAGCGGCTGGCCAAGCTCTCCGGCGGCGTTGCCGTCATCAAGGCCGGTGCCGCTACCGAGACGGCCCTCAAGGAGCGCAAGCACCGCATCGAGGACGCAGTGTCGGCCACGCGGGCCGCTGTCGAGGAGGGCATCGTCCCCGGCGGTGGTTCGGCGCTGGTACAGGCCGCCAAGGCCCTCGATGACGGCCTCGGTCTCACCGGTGACGAGGCAACGGGCGTCACCATCGTGCGCAAGGCGCTCAGCGCGCCGCTGTTCTGGATCGCCGCCAACGGTGGCCAGGAGGGCGCGGTCGTCGTCGGCAAGGTCGCGGAGCTGGAGTGGGGCCAGGGCTTCAACGCCGCCGCCCTCACCTACGGCGACCTGATGGCCGACGGCGTGGTCGACCCGGTCAAGGTCACCCGGTCCGCCGTGGTGAACGCCGCGTCGATCGCCCGGATGGTGCTCACCACCGAGAGCTCGGTCGTCGACAAGCCGGAGGCCCCGGCGCCCGCAGCGGGCGGCCACGGCCACGGGCACGGTCACGGCCACTGA
- the groES gene encoding co-chaperone GroES encodes MANIKPLEDKIVVQASEAETTTASGIVIPDTAKEKPQEGKVLAVGPGRIDDNGNRVPLDVSVGDVVIYSKYGGTEVKYNGEEYLILSARDVLAVVN; translated from the coding sequence GTGGCGAACATCAAGCCGCTCGAGGACAAGATCGTCGTCCAGGCCAGCGAGGCCGAGACCACCACCGCGTCCGGCATCGTCATCCCGGACACGGCCAAGGAGAAGCCCCAGGAGGGCAAGGTCCTCGCGGTCGGACCGGGTCGCATCGACGACAACGGCAACCGCGTCCCGCTCGACGTGAGCGTCGGCGACGTCGTCATCTACTCGAAGTACGGCGGCACCGAGGTCAAGTACAACGGCGAGGAGTACCTCATCCTCTCCGCCCGCGACGTGCTCGCGGTCGTCAACTGA
- a CDS encoding aldo/keto reductase, translated as MVKIGSSDLDVTRLCLGGNVFGWTADRDTSFAVLDAYVAAGGNFVDTADSYFWRAPGNSGGESEALIGEWMDSRGNRDAVVVATKVGSWPERKGLSAKNIAEAVEDSLRRLRTDYIDLYYAHRDDPDTAQEETADAFDALVRAGKVRAIGASNFTTERLRSALEISARDGLASYVALQPHYNLMERAEYENALAPLVESEGLACMPYYALAKGFLTGKYRPDTPVESQRSEGALAYLDDRGRAVLAVLDEIAAGHRVPVPAVALAWLAGQPTVTAPIASARTPEQLDALLPMLGLRLTDDELRLLAHVSA; from the coding sequence ATGGTGAAGATCGGCTCGAGCGACCTCGACGTCACCCGGCTGTGCCTCGGCGGCAACGTCTTCGGCTGGACGGCCGACCGCGATACGTCCTTCGCCGTGCTCGATGCGTACGTCGCCGCCGGCGGGAACTTCGTCGACACCGCCGACTCCTACTTCTGGCGCGCGCCGGGCAACTCCGGCGGCGAGTCCGAGGCGCTCATCGGGGAGTGGATGGACTCCCGCGGCAACCGCGACGCGGTTGTCGTCGCCACGAAGGTGGGTTCGTGGCCGGAGCGCAAGGGGCTGTCCGCGAAGAACATCGCCGAGGCGGTCGAGGACTCGCTCCGACGGCTGCGCACCGACTACATCGACCTCTACTACGCGCACCGCGACGACCCCGACACCGCGCAGGAGGAGACCGCCGACGCGTTCGACGCGCTCGTGCGAGCCGGCAAGGTGCGCGCGATCGGTGCCTCCAACTTCACGACGGAGCGCCTCCGGTCGGCGCTGGAGATCTCCGCACGGGACGGCCTCGCCTCCTACGTGGCGCTACAGCCGCACTACAACCTCATGGAACGCGCGGAGTACGAGAACGCGCTCGCTCCGCTCGTCGAGAGCGAGGGCCTCGCCTGCATGCCGTACTACGCGCTCGCGAAGGGCTTCCTCACCGGCAAGTACCGGCCCGACACCCCGGTCGAGAGCCAGCGCTCCGAGGGAGCGCTCGCCTACCTCGACGACCGCGGCCGCGCGGTGCTCGCCGTGCTGGACGAGATCGCGGCCGGCCACCGGGTCCCCGTTCCGGCCGTCGCGCTCGCCTGGCTCGCCGGCCAGCCCACCGTCACCGCGCCGATTGCGAGCGCCCGTACCCCCGAGCAGCTGGACGCGCTGCTGCCGATGCTGGGCCTGCGGCTCACGGACGATGAGCTACGACTGCTCGCCCACGTCTCGGCGTAG
- a CDS encoding EamA family transporter: MAARTSTSASTPTSVDVGTESVCEPVSRSGRGRSAPRTSVGFVLLFVLLRRGTAAAVSGLLYLVPPVTAVLAVPVLGQPLEPQTLAGLAITLAGVAVVQRATRSTERRDTTPRRGRAVVAHRP; this comes from the coding sequence GTGGCCGCTCGCACATCGACTTCCGCGTCCACACCGACCTCGGTTGATGTGGGCACGGAGTCGGTGTGCGAGCCCGTCAGCCGGTCGGGTCGAGGACGGTCAGCTCCGCGAACTAGCGTCGGCTTCGTGCTGCTCTTCGTGCTGCTGCGCAGGGGCACGGCGGCGGCGGTCAGCGGGCTGCTCTACCTCGTTCCGCCGGTGACTGCAGTACTCGCCGTTCCGGTACTCGGGCAGCCGCTGGAGCCGCAGACGTTGGCCGGCCTGGCCATCACGCTCGCGGGCGTGGCAGTGGTGCAGCGAGCGACGCGCTCCACAGAGCGTCGGGACACTACGCCGAGACGTGGGCGAGCAGTCGTAGCTCATCGTCCGTGA
- a CDS encoding class F sortase produces the protein MIDGTLRRPATRIRPGGGAAAVTAMLLAVFLTACGSLPAAGSAPPLPSAPVATESGAPSTPSAAEDVAQVPPATVELEGASPAPVALADVADDGFLAVPEDISKLGWWIGSSPMGAPRGTTLIAGHVDSAVAGLGVFAKLKDMGAGDRITVVDGLGNPWRFEVTDTQQVTKSQLPAELFDTDGKRRLALITCGGPFDARLRSYEDNLIVWAEPV, from the coding sequence ATGATCGACGGCACGCTTCGCCGCCCCGCCACCCGGATCCGTCCGGGCGGTGGGGCGGCGGCGGTCACGGCGATGCTGCTGGCCGTGTTCCTGACGGCGTGCGGCTCGCTCCCCGCTGCTGGATCGGCTCCACCACTGCCCAGCGCGCCGGTGGCCACCGAGAGCGGGGCTCCGTCGACTCCGTCGGCGGCCGAGGACGTGGCCCAAGTGCCACCGGCGACCGTGGAGCTCGAAGGTGCATCGCCGGCGCCGGTGGCCCTTGCCGACGTCGCCGATGACGGCTTCCTCGCCGTTCCGGAGGACATCTCGAAGCTCGGCTGGTGGATCGGCAGCTCCCCCATGGGTGCGCCCCGCGGCACCACGCTGATCGCCGGTCACGTCGACTCGGCGGTGGCGGGGCTCGGCGTCTTCGCGAAGCTGAAGGACATGGGCGCGGGGGACCGGATCACGGTCGTCGACGGTCTGGGCAACCCGTGGAGGTTCGAAGTGACCGACACCCAGCAGGTGACCAAGTCGCAGCTGCCTGCCGAGCTCTTCGACACCGATGGGAAGCGGCGGCTCGCACTGATCACCTGCGGTGGCCCGTTCGACGCAAGGCTGCGCAGCTACGAGGACAATCTCATCGTCTGGGCGGAGCCGGTCTGA
- a CDS encoding CHRD domain-containing protein, translating to MLTALSAAGLLGFTSIASAQSDWVTLSVSGSGEQEVPAGSGEDGAKVTGSFQLNTDGELNYTVSVSGNSETITAGHIHRGAKGENGDVVVTLDNDAINDGTSATVEIDPGLAERIINNPENWYLNVHSDSFQPPSGVARGQLTGDPDKPDVINTGTGGQAADDGWAGTSVAVCGALVLLASGGALFMRRRADRTR from the coding sequence GTGCTCACCGCGCTCAGCGCGGCAGGACTGCTCGGCTTCACCTCGATCGCGTCCGCACAGTCCGACTGGGTCACGCTCAGCGTGTCGGGCTCCGGCGAGCAAGAGGTGCCGGCCGGCAGCGGCGAGGACGGAGCGAAGGTCACCGGCAGCTTCCAGCTCAACACCGATGGGGAGTTGAACTACACGGTCAGTGTCAGCGGCAACAGCGAAACCATCACCGCAGGTCATATCCACCGCGGCGCCAAGGGCGAAAACGGCGACGTCGTCGTCACACTCGACAACGACGCGATCAACGACGGCACGTCTGCCACCGTGGAGATCGATCCCGGCCTTGCGGAACGGATCATCAACAACCCGGAGAACTGGTACCTCAACGTTCACTCCGACAGCTTCCAGCCGCCGTCAGGCGTTGCACGCGGCCAGCTCACGGGCGACCCCGACAAGCCCGACGTGATCAACACCGGCACCGGCGGGCAGGCCGCGGACGACGGCTGGGCCGGTACCTCGGTCGCCGTCTGCGGCGCGCTCGTCCTCCTCGCGTCCGGTGGAGCGCTTTTCATGCGGCGCCGGGCCGACCGCACCCGATGA
- the tsaD gene encoding tRNA (adenosine(37)-N6)-threonylcarbamoyltransferase complex transferase subunit TsaD yields the protein MIVLGIETSCDETGVGVVRLDDAGGVELLANEVASSVDEHARFGGVVPEVASRAHLQAMVPAVHRALTTAGVTGRDVEAVAVTAGPGLTGALLVGVAAAKAYAAAWDVPLYGVNHLAAHVAVDTLQHGPLPPCLALLVSGGHSSLLDVPDLAGPVTPLGATIDDAAGEAFDKVARLLGLPFPGGPHIDRVARDGDPAAIAFPRGLTGPRDAPFDFSFSGLKTAVARHVEALERAGTPVPVADVAASFQESVVDVLTAKAVRAARERGMETLLLGGGVAANSRLRVLAEERCAAAGIRLRVPRPGLCTDNGAMVAALGAHLFAAGAKPSRADLPADSSLPVTEVLVG from the coding sequence ATGATCGTCCTGGGGATCGAGACGTCCTGCGACGAGACGGGCGTCGGCGTGGTGCGGCTCGACGACGCGGGCGGGGTGGAGCTGCTCGCCAACGAAGTGGCCTCCTCGGTGGACGAGCACGCGCGGTTCGGTGGCGTGGTGCCCGAGGTGGCGTCGCGGGCGCACCTGCAGGCGATGGTGCCCGCCGTGCACCGCGCGCTCACCACCGCGGGCGTGACCGGCCGGGACGTCGAGGCTGTCGCGGTCACGGCTGGCCCGGGGCTCACCGGCGCCCTGCTCGTCGGCGTCGCAGCCGCGAAGGCCTACGCCGCCGCGTGGGATGTGCCGCTGTACGGGGTGAACCACCTGGCCGCACACGTCGCCGTCGACACGCTGCAGCACGGCCCGTTGCCACCGTGTCTCGCGCTGCTCGTCTCCGGCGGGCACTCGAGCCTCCTCGACGTGCCCGACCTCGCCGGCCCGGTCACCCCGCTCGGCGCCACGATCGACGACGCGGCGGGCGAGGCGTTCGACAAGGTCGCGCGCCTGCTCGGGCTGCCGTTCCCCGGTGGGCCGCACATCGACCGCGTTGCCCGCGACGGCGACCCCGCCGCGATCGCGTTCCCCCGCGGCCTCACCGGCCCGCGGGACGCACCGTTCGACTTTTCCTTCTCCGGGCTGAAGACGGCCGTCGCGCGCCACGTCGAGGCCCTCGAACGGGCCGGCACCCCGGTTCCGGTGGCCGACGTGGCAGCGAGCTTCCAGGAATCCGTGGTCGACGTGCTGACGGCCAAGGCCGTGCGCGCGGCCCGCGAGCGCGGAATGGAGACGTTGTTGCTCGGTGGAGGGGTGGCGGCCAACTCGCGGCTGCGCGTGCTGGCCGAGGAACGCTGTGCCGCCGCCGGCATCCGGCTGCGGGTGCCCCGCCCCGGCCTGTGCACGGACAACGGGGCGATGGTGGCAGCGCTGGGCGCCCACCTGTTCGCGGCAGGCGCGAAGCCGAGCCGCGCCGACCTGCCGGCGGACTCGTCGCTGCCGGTCACCGAGGTGCTGGTGGGCTGA
- the rimI gene encoding ribosomal protein S18-alanine N-acetyltransferase yields MPAPAPNSSVQIDALREKDAARCAELERLLFPGDDPWSERAFRDELAAGHPYLAARDGELLVGYAGLGFVAGPPQAEAEIHTIGVDPAHQRRGIGRALLRGLLTVADELGATVFLEVRTDNEAARALYEAEGFTVIGLRKRYYRPSGADAYTMRRERGA; encoded by the coding sequence ATGCCGGCCCCGGCGCCCAATAGCTCGGTGCAGATCGACGCGCTGCGTGAGAAGGACGCGGCGCGCTGCGCAGAGCTGGAGCGGCTGCTCTTCCCCGGCGACGACCCGTGGAGCGAGCGCGCGTTCCGCGACGAGCTGGCGGCCGGCCACCCGTACCTGGCCGCGCGGGACGGGGAGCTGCTCGTCGGGTACGCGGGGCTCGGGTTCGTGGCCGGGCCCCCGCAGGCCGAGGCGGAGATCCACACGATCGGCGTCGACCCCGCCCACCAGCGTCGCGGCATCGGCCGCGCGCTGTTGCGCGGGCTGCTCACGGTGGCCGACGAGCTGGGCGCCACCGTGTTCCTCGAGGTCCGCACCGACAACGAGGCCGCGCGGGCGCTCTACGAGGCAGAGGGCTTCACGGTCATCGGCCTGCGCAAGCGCTACTACCGGCCCAGCGGCGCGGACGCGTACACGATGCGGCGGGAGCGCGGAGCATGA
- the tsaB gene encoding tRNA (adenosine(37)-N6)-threonylcarbamoyltransferase complex dimerization subunit type 1 TsaB translates to MLVLAIDTATPAVTAGVVELTADAVLLRAARVEHDARKHAELLMPAVQAVCGDAGTTLRGVDAVVVGTGPGPFTGLRVGMVTAAALGDALGVPVHGVCSLDAIAVDAAGEGPLVVVTDARRREFYWAAYDESGARVDGPHVQAPAAVAERARELGAVAAAGGSAPSVGLPVRPPESPSPTGLVAVAAPVLRAGTAPDPLVPLYLRRPDAVEPGTRKRVSA, encoded by the coding sequence GTGCTGGTCCTGGCCATCGACACCGCCACGCCCGCCGTCACCGCGGGTGTCGTCGAGCTGACCGCTGACGCCGTCCTGCTGCGGGCCGCGCGCGTGGAGCATGACGCCCGCAAGCACGCCGAGCTGTTGATGCCGGCCGTGCAGGCGGTGTGCGGCGACGCCGGCACGACGTTGCGCGGCGTCGACGCCGTGGTCGTGGGGACGGGACCGGGCCCGTTCACCGGGTTGCGGGTCGGCATGGTCACCGCCGCGGCCCTGGGTGACGCGCTCGGTGTTCCGGTGCACGGCGTGTGCTCGCTCGACGCGATCGCGGTCGACGCGGCAGGCGAAGGCCCGCTCGTCGTCGTCACGGACGCGCGGCGCCGCGAGTTCTACTGGGCCGCGTACGACGAGTCCGGGGCGCGGGTCGACGGACCGCACGTCCAAGCCCCGGCCGCGGTGGCCGAGCGGGCGCGTGAGCTCGGGGCGGTGGCCGCGGCGGGCGGGTCGGCTCCGTCGGTGGGGCTGCCGGTGCGCCCGCCGGAGTCGCCGTCGCCCACCGGGCTCGTCGCCGTGGCGGCACCAGTCCTGCGTGCGGGCACGGCGCCGGACCCGCTCGTGCCGCTGTACCTGCGCCGCCCCGACGCCGTGGAGCCCGGCACCCGCAAGCGGGTGAGCGCCTGA